One region of Candidatus Cetobacterium colombiensis genomic DNA includes:
- a CDS encoding DnaJ domain-containing protein, which translates to MISIALILTAAIFLVIALLFGMNRAISALPALFFIMLLISFFGFIVIQFFPIILIFLVIRYFMNKKNPRKKNFYYKTYTQKDFEDMFRNQGNQYGGNYQGGYQNNPFGTFEDKSKYYRILGVEEGATPEELKKAYRDLAKKHHPDRYANAEPEIREMHEKKFKEINEAYEKLQ; encoded by the coding sequence GCATTAATTTTAACAGCAGCTATTTTTTTAGTAATAGCTTTACTGTTTGGCATGAATAGAGCTATTTCGGCTTTACCAGCATTATTTTTTATAATGTTACTAATTTCTTTTTTTGGATTTATTGTAATACAATTCTTTCCAATAATTCTTATATTTTTAGTGATTAGATATTTTATGAATAAGAAAAATCCAAGAAAAAAGAATTTTTATTATAAGACATATACTCAAAAAGATTTTGAAGATATGTTTAGAAATCAAGGAAATCAATATGGAGGAAATTATCAAGGTGGCTATCAAAATAATCCTTTTGGAACATTTGAAGACAAAAGCAAATACTATAGGATACTAGGAGTAGAAGAAGGTGCGACTCCAGAAGAGCTAAAAAAAGCTTATAGAGATTTAGCTAAAAAACATCACCCTGATAGATATGCAAATGCTGAACCTGAAATAAGAGAGATGCATGAAAAAAAGTTTAAAGAAATAAATGAAGCTTATGAAAAACTTCAATAA